Proteins encoded in a region of the Elaeis guineensis isolate ETL-2024a chromosome 7, EG11, whole genome shotgun sequence genome:
- the LOC105060462 gene encoding uncharacterized protein, with product MAFQSVFRSLCEVFPQVDLRILKAVAIEHSVDVDAAVEFILSDVLPNEMENLSAEVGLGKQAAPLGDEEVEILMTLLTEGDLVRRGRASDHDTSSAVANSLGMVEAVDEGSQVGYAGDPKEPSLLMPHDECFDGNIYPSPHMLPNLVDNRTGFTSNLKNGAPHLDDFLCKTMVDAGLSDAHGENNCNQVNSNAKLEQDSLGEHFQCCMGVAENLNEALHSNGEDLYELNAEKSIGAVHSDVKNSSSANVEKNPDQLEYGAAVNSDVKNPSLANAEKNPDQFEHGAAEEVGINHYVSESEVQQSQFSGEPAKSQDLYGLEPNDTASSTFISGQDTLQTVCDESSDSMDAGAGIQKGIDGTSSEYEEQKSRCLSKTSTDLLSIESELPSVDVPSTLATRSGHLISIEFLEEFIIDAKNNKENLMSAKESVTNLMKEVEQLEERAKQTKEAALTAGQDILLKVVELKQMLKHAKEANDMHTGEVYGEKVILATEARELQSRLLSLSDERNKSLSVIEEIRQALEARRSAAEEKMAMAELEKLEREELARKALREQELIMDAIAEESKKLKQEAEENTKLREFLMDSGNIVDALQGEIAVTCEDVMLLKARVDGCIPPGKSQRSTSSLVSSSSSSCHGSLHSSDGVLSHVKLDDQDSSKGQQQESGNNNDTELNVGRKLSVPSDDDWAFLEFEG from the exons gtTGATCTTCGTATATTAAAGGCTGTTGCCATTGAACATTCTGTGGATGTTGATGCTGCAGTTGAATTTATTCTTTCAGATGTTTTACCAAATGAAATGGAAAATTTATCTGCTGAAG TTGGGCTGGGCAAGCAGGCTGCTCCACTGGGAGATGAAGAAGTTGAAATCCTTATGACTCTACTTACAGAAGGAGATTTAGTAAGACGTGGAAGAGCTTCTGATCATGATACAAGTTCTGCTGTTGCCAATTCATTAGGTATGGTGGAAGCAGTTGATGAAGGTTCACAAGTTGGATATGCAGGTGATCCAAAGGAACCCAGTCTTCTCATGCCTCATGATGAATGTTTTGATGGAAACATTTATCCAAGTCCCCATATGTTACCAAATTTAGTGGACAATAGAACTGGTTTCACTTCTAATCTGAAGAATGGTGCTCCTCATCTTGACGACTTCCTGTGCAAAACAATGGTTGATGCTGGCCTTTCTGATGCCCATGGTGAGAATAACTGCAATCAAGTAAACTCCAATGCCAAACTTGAACAGGATTCTTTGGGTGAACACTTTCAGTGTTGCATGGGAGTAGCAGAGAATTTGAATGAAGCCCTGCATTCCAATGGCGAAGATTTGTACGAGTTGAATGCTGAAAAATCCATTGGAGCTGTTCATTCCGATGTTAAGAATTCTTCATCAGCAAATGTTGAAAAAAATCCAGATCAATTGGAGTATGGAGCTGCTGTTAATTCCGATGTTAAGAATCCTTCATTAGCAAATGCTGAAAAAAATCCAGATCAATTTGAGCATGGAGCTGCTGAAGAAGTTGGTATCAACCATTATGTAAGTGAATCTGAAGTGCAACAGTCCCAATTTTCAGGTGAACCTGCTAAGAGTCAGGATTTATATGGGTTAGAACCTAATGATACTGCTTCATCTACTTTTATCTCTGGTCAAGATACCCTGCAGACAGTTTGTGACGAAAGCTCTGATTCTATGGATGCTGGTGCTGGCATACAGAAGGGTATTGACGGTACTAGTAGTGAATATGAAGAACAGAAGTCAAGGTGTTTATCCAAGACTAGTACTGATTTGTTATCTATCGAGAGTGAGCTGCCTTCTGTTGATGTTCCATCCACACTAGCTACTCGATCAGGCCATCTTATTAGCATTGAGTTTCTGGAAGAATTTATTATTGATGCCAAAAACAATAAG GAAAACTTGATGTCTGCCAAGGAGTCGGTGACTAATTTGATGAAAGAGGTAGAACAACTTGAGGAGAGGGCCAAACAGACCAAGGAGGCGGCCTTGACTGCTGGTCAAGATATTCTTCTCAAGGTGGTGGAACTCAAGCAGATGTTGAAGCATGCAAAGGAAGCAAACGACATG CACACAGGAGAGGTGTATGGTGAAAAAGTTATTTTAGCAACTGAAGCTCGGGAGCTTCAATCTCGACTTCTCAGTTTGTCAGATGAACGGAATAAATCTCTTTCAGTAATTGAGGAG ATCCGCCAAGCTCTTGAAGCTCGAAGATCTGCTGCAGAGGAAAAAATGGCAATGGCTGAGCTGGAAAAGCTTGAAAGAGAAGAATTGGCTCGCAAGGCTCTTCGTGAACAAGAACTCATAATGGATGCAATAGCAGAAGAGTCAAAAAAACTGAAACAAGAGGCAGAGGAGAACACTAAG TTGAGGGAGTTCTTGATGGACAGTGGTAACATTGTTGATGCATTGCA AGGTGAAATAGCTGTCACCTGTGAGGATGTGATGTTGCTCAAAGCAAGAGTTGATGGGTGCATACCTCCTGGTAAATCACAAAGATCAACTTCCAGCTTGGTATCATCATCCAGTTCATCATGCCATGGGAGTTTACATTCATCAGATGGGGTCCTCAGTCATGTGAAAttagatgaccaagactcctCAAAGGGGCAGCAGCAAGAAAGCGGCAATAATAATGATACAGAACTCAATGTTGGTCGCAAACTCTCTGTGCCTTCAGATGATGATTGGGCATTTCTTGAATTTGAGGGTTAG